The proteins below come from a single Spirochaetota bacterium genomic window:
- the gnd gene encoding decarboxylating NADP(+)-dependent phosphogluconate dehydrogenase, translating into MAKANIGLIGLAVMGENLVLNMESKGFTVAVFNRTTSKVDDFTGGRGKGKKIIGTHSLKELSENLERPRKVMIMVKAGNAVDDTIEQLLPVLEKGDIIIDGGNSNYEDTIRRTKYVESKGLLFIGTGVSGGEEGALLGPSIMPGGSSAAWPTVKPIFQSISAKVEDGSPCCEWVGENGAGHFVKMVHNGIEYGDMQLICEVYHIMRDVLGMSYDEMHNTFKEWNNGDLGSYLVEITRDILAFKDADGGPIVEKILDTAGQKGTGKWTGISALNFGVPLTLIGEAVFARCLSSVKDERVVASKEFKAPKRSFSGDKKKFIEDLKNALYASKIVSYAQGFLLMREAAKEYKWNLNYGGIALMWRGGCIIRSVFLGKIKEAFDKNVNIANLLLDPFFKDKVDRAQDGWRNVIGAAVVNGIPTPALSTALNYFDGYRSERLPANLLQAQRDYFGAHTYERTDKKRGEFFHTNWTGRGGNTSASTYVV; encoded by the coding sequence ATGGCAAAAGCGAACATCGGTCTCATCGGTCTTGCCGTCATGGGCGAGAACCTCGTACTGAACATGGAAAGCAAGGGATTCACCGTTGCTGTGTTCAACCGCACCACGTCAAAGGTCGACGATTTTACGGGCGGCCGCGGCAAGGGAAAGAAGATCATCGGCACGCATTCATTGAAGGAGCTTTCCGAGAACCTCGAACGTCCGCGCAAGGTGATGATAATGGTCAAAGCGGGCAATGCTGTTGACGATACCATCGAACAGCTCCTCCCCGTTCTCGAGAAGGGCGATATCATCATCGACGGCGGGAACTCGAACTATGAGGACACGATACGCCGCACGAAATATGTGGAAAGCAAAGGCCTTCTCTTCATCGGCACGGGTGTTTCCGGCGGAGAAGAGGGCGCGCTCCTCGGTCCCTCGATAATGCCGGGCGGTTCATCCGCGGCATGGCCTACGGTAAAACCGATATTCCAGTCCATCTCCGCGAAAGTGGAGGACGGTTCGCCCTGCTGCGAATGGGTGGGCGAGAACGGCGCGGGGCACTTCGTCAAAATGGTGCACAACGGCATCGAATACGGCGATATGCAGCTCATCTGCGAAGTGTATCACATCATGCGCGATGTGCTTGGCATGAGCTATGACGAGATGCACAACACGTTCAAGGAATGGAACAACGGCGATCTCGGAAGCTATCTTGTCGAGATAACGCGCGACATACTTGCGTTCAAGGATGCGGACGGCGGCCCCATCGTCGAGAAGATACTCGATACCGCAGGCCAGAAGGGCACGGGCAAATGGACGGGCATATCCGCGCTCAATTTCGGCGTACCCCTTACGCTCATCGGCGAAGCGGTGTTCGCACGCTGTCTCTCGTCGGTCAAGGATGAACGTGTCGTCGCGAGCAAGGAATTCAAAGCCCCGAAGAGATCGTTCTCCGGCGACAAGAAGAAATTCATCGAGGACTTGAAGAACGCGCTCTACGCCTCAAAGATAGTCTCCTATGCGCAGGGCTTCCTCCTCATGCGCGAAGCGGCGAAGGAATACAAGTGGAACCTCAATTACGGCGGCATCGCGCTCATGTGGCGCGGCGGCTGCATCATCCGTTCCGTGTTCCTCGGCAAGATAAAGGAAGCGTTCGATAAGAACGTGAACATAGCGAATCTCCTCCTCGATCCGTTCTTCAAGGACAAGGTCGACCGTGCGCAGGACGGCTGGCGCAATGTCATCGGTGCCGCCGTCGTCAACGGCATACCGACGCCCGCGCTCTCGACCGCGCTCAACTATTTCGACGGCTACCGGAGCGAACGCCTCCCGGCGAACCTCCTTCAGGCGCAGCGCGATTATTTCGGCGCACATACGTATGAGCGTACCGACAAGAAACGCGGCGAGTTCTTTCATACGAACTGGACGGGCCGGGGCGGGAATACGAGCGCTTCGACATACGTCGTATAA
- a CDS encoding alpha-L-fucosidase, with protein MNSIPYLAPYVSVGDMKQASLAWFRNATFGMFIHYGLYSLLGRGEWVQYHEKIPVTEYAKLKDDFTAEKFDADAFVDLAVDAGMKYINITTRHHDSFCLFDTKTTDFKSTNSPAKRDLVYELANACARKNIGLFCYVSYGADWRHPYFHSREHGSVAARPDYPSAQPEYLYREKKDFRRYMDYVHAQIGELLTKYGPIAGIWLDLIMDYYFAHELYPIEETYALVRKLQPQTLISFKQGATGMEDFAAPERQGASLAERLEKMNAPASSVEVARNAWGKNKDKWNEICSTLQMHKWGYAKDEPHRDADFVMAMLGNARAHNSNLIMNTGPLPDGSIHEGDAAVLREAGRRIRENGFPPALVYNEEEARSSGAAAGA; from the coding sequence ATGAACAGCATTCCCTATCTTGCTCCGTACGTATCCGTCGGCGACATGAAGCAGGCATCGCTCGCATGGTTCCGCAACGCCACATTCGGCATGTTCATCCACTATGGCCTCTATTCGCTCCTCGGCCGCGGTGAATGGGTGCAGTATCACGAGAAGATACCCGTCACCGAGTATGCGAAACTCAAGGATGATTTCACGGCGGAGAAATTCGATGCCGATGCGTTCGTCGATCTTGCCGTCGATGCGGGAATGAAATATATCAACATCACGACACGGCATCACGATTCGTTCTGCCTGTTCGATACGAAGACCACCGATTTCAAGAGCACGAATTCACCGGCCAAGCGCGACCTCGTGTATGAGCTTGCGAACGCATGCGCGAGAAAGAACATCGGGCTTTTCTGCTACGTGAGCTACGGCGCGGACTGGCGGCACCCGTATTTCCACTCCCGCGAGCATGGCAGCGTCGCCGCACGGCCGGATTATCCCTCGGCACAGCCGGAGTATCTCTACCGTGAGAAAAAAGATTTCCGGAGATACATGGACTATGTGCACGCGCAGATAGGGGAGCTTCTCACGAAGTACGGCCCCATCGCCGGGATATGGCTCGATCTGATAATGGATTACTATTTCGCTCACGAGCTCTACCCTATCGAAGAGACATACGCGCTCGTGCGAAAACTTCAGCCGCAGACGCTCATCTCGTTCAAGCAGGGTGCTACCGGCATGGAGGATTTCGCTGCGCCGGAACGACAGGGGGCTTCGCTTGCAGAACGGCTCGAGAAGATGAACGCGCCGGCATCGTCAGTGGAGGTGGCGCGCAATGCCTGGGGAAAGAACAAAGATAAATGGAACGAGATATGCTCAACGCTTCAAATGCACAAATGGGGATACGCAAAGGATGAGCCGCATAGAGATGCCGACTTTGTCATGGCCATGCTCGGCAATGCGCGGGCGCATAACAGCAATCTCATCATGAACACGGGTCCGCTCCCGGACGGGTCGATACATGAAGGCGATGCGGCCGTGCTCAGGGAAGCAGGTAGGCGTATCCGCGAGAACGGCTTCCCGCCAGCGTTGGTGTATAACGAAGAAGAGGCAAGATCGAGCGGCGCCGCCGCAGGAGCGTAA
- a CDS encoding AraC family transcriptional regulator, producing MDSPWTGFSGKWMMIKKIQHPLFANIIDRVTISVLVHGHYYGERDWGFTDDHVAYDRLYFVLNGKGWLSHGKQKIPLSKGNIYLIPVNTSYTAGTDSTIEKFYIHFRFELYPGKDVFDDLGEVRSMPIDDMSRLRGMIALTGRKKLGDIMRVKAFLLSSLAGFADIDIDSLARDAAIAERYRALFSHLEHGAFDTLSIGSIARAMGMSVSGLSRAFFRDTGETIRAYRDRKLMRRAKDLLVLTARSVKDVARELGFNDEFYFSRYFKKQTGFSPADYRVRNAVR from the coding sequence ATGGATTCTCCATGGACGGGCTTTTCAGGGAAATGGATGATGATAAAAAAGATACAGCATCCCTTGTTCGCGAACATCATCGACCGAGTGACCATCAGCGTTCTTGTGCATGGCCATTATTACGGTGAGCGCGATTGGGGATTTACCGACGACCATGTGGCATACGATCGTTTATATTTCGTGCTCAACGGGAAGGGCTGGCTTTCTCACGGCAAACAGAAGATACCGCTGTCGAAAGGGAATATCTATCTGATACCGGTGAATACATCCTATACCGCCGGCACGGATTCGACGATAGAAAAGTTCTACATCCATTTTCGTTTCGAGTTGTATCCCGGGAAGGACGTTTTCGATGATCTCGGCGAGGTGCGATCGATGCCCATCGATGACATGTCCCGCCTGCGGGGGATGATCGCATTGACCGGGCGCAAAAAGCTCGGAGATATCATGCGCGTGAAGGCATTCCTTCTTTCATCGCTTGCCGGTTTCGCCGACATCGATATCGATTCGCTTGCGAGGGATGCTGCCATAGCCGAGCGCTACCGCGCGCTATTTTCGCATCTTGAGCACGGCGCGTTCGATACCTTATCCATCGGCTCCATCGCGCGTGCCATGGGGATGTCGGTGTCCGGACTTTCGCGGGCGTTCTTCCGCGATACCGGCGAGACGATACGCGCCTACCGCGACAGGAAGCTCATGCGCCGCGCGAAGGACCTCCTCGTGCTCACCGCGCGATCGGTGAAGGATGTGGCCCGCGAGCTCGGGTTCAACGACGAATTCTATTTCTCGCGCTATTTCAAGAAGCAGACGGGGTTTTCGCCGGCGGATTATCGGGTGAGGAATGCGGTGCGCTGA
- a CDS encoding dihydroorotase — protein sequence MLLIKNGIVTDPANGIENEKLDILIDGAVITKVQKAITASGAEVIDASGKHVFPGLIDMHVHLREPGEEHKETIASGSKAAAAGGFTTIACMANTKPATDTASQIKFVVVTAEKEAAVNVLPYGAVTKDLAGQSLTEFGDMLSAGAIGFSDDGHTIMNANVMRRALEYLRMFDKPIIVHAEDDNLCGNGTVHESAFGQKKGLKGIPKEAEEIIIARDIHLAKLTGGRVHFTHISSDGSIALVREAKAKGLRVSADVTPHHLSLSTEMIADYDTNMKMRPPLRCDEDRAALRAAVLDGTVDAIATDHAPHSEFEKSLEFGIAPNGAIGLETAVPVVLEHIVEYKRERMPLLARVLSANPARILGIDRGTLSVGRTADVTIIDTGREYTYTKEQIVSRSKNSPFIGKKLKGLAVYTIVGGKIVHKA from the coding sequence TTGCTGTTGATTAAGAATGGCATCGTTACCGATCCGGCCAACGGCATCGAGAACGAGAAGCTCGATATACTCATCGACGGGGCAGTCATCACGAAAGTGCAGAAGGCCATCACCGCCTCCGGCGCCGAGGTCATCGACGCTTCCGGCAAGCACGTGTTCCCGGGCCTCATCGATATGCATGTGCATCTGCGCGAGCCGGGCGAGGAGCACAAGGAGACGATAGCTTCGGGGAGCAAAGCGGCCGCCGCGGGCGGGTTCACCACCATCGCCTGCATGGCCAATACGAAACCGGCCACGGACACGGCGAGCCAGATAAAGTTCGTCGTCGTGACCGCGGAAAAGGAAGCCGCCGTGAACGTACTCCCCTACGGCGCGGTGACGAAGGACCTTGCGGGTCAATCGCTCACCGAATTCGGCGACATGCTCTCTGCGGGCGCCATCGGTTTTTCCGACGACGGCCATACGATAATGAACGCGAACGTCATGCGCCGGGCGCTCGAGTATCTGCGTATGTTCGACAAGCCCATCATCGTACATGCGGAAGATGACAATCTTTGCGGCAACGGCACCGTGCATGAAAGCGCGTTCGGCCAGAAGAAGGGACTTAAGGGCATACCGAAGGAAGCGGAGGAGATAATCATCGCACGCGATATACATCTTGCGAAATTGACCGGCGGACGTGTTCACTTCACGCATATTTCAAGCGACGGGTCGATCGCCCTCGTCCGTGAGGCGAAAGCGAAGGGACTTCGGGTAAGCGCGGATGTTACACCGCATCATCTGTCGCTCTCCACCGAGATGATAGCCGATTATGATACGAACATGAAGATGCGTCCGCCCTTGCGCTGCGACGAGGACCGCGCCGCACTCAGAGCGGCCGTGCTCGACGGCACCGTGGATGCCATCGCCACCGACCATGCGCCGCACAGCGAGTTCGAGAAATCGCTCGAGTTCGGTATCGCCCCCAACGGCGCCATCGGGCTTGAGACCGCGGTGCCGGTGGTGCTCGAACATATCGTGGAGTATAAACGCGAGCGCATGCCGCTCCTCGCACGTGTGCTATCAGCGAACCCCGCACGCATACTCGGCATAGACCGCGGCACGCTCTCCGTCGGCAGGACCGCTGACGTGACCATCATCGATACGGGGCGCGAGTACACCTACACGAAAGAACAGATCGTGAGCAGGAGCAAGAACTCGCCGTTCATCGGCAAAAAGCTCAAAGGACTCGCCGTGTATACCATCGTCGGCGGGAAGATAGTACACAAGGCGTAA
- a CDS encoding aspartate carbamoyltransferase catalytic subunit, which translates to MSVKHLLGLEDLSRRDIENILETAKPFRDVFTRSVKKVPALIGKTVVNLFFENSTRTRTSFELAAKRLSADVINFTASASSVSKGETLIDTVKTIEALACDIIVMRHSESGAASMLSKQVRSSVVNAGDGMHEHPTQGLLDMFTMLEHKKRIEGLKVVIVGDILHSRVARSNIFGLITLGAHVTLCGPPTLVPRFEGLPLTIEYDLAKAIKDADVVNILRIQRERMDANYFPSLREYTNLFGLTEEKLKHARKDLMIMHPGPMNRGVEIAHSVADSENSVITEQVTNGVAIRMAVLYLVSGAKETTIAVD; encoded by the coding sequence ATGTCAGTCAAACATCTGCTCGGTCTTGAAGACCTCTCTCGCAGAGATATCGAGAATATACTCGAAACAGCAAAACCGTTCAGGGACGTATTCACCCGTTCGGTGAAAAAGGTCCCCGCGCTCATCGGCAAGACCGTCGTTAATCTCTTCTTCGAGAACTCCACGCGCACCCGCACAAGCTTCGAGCTTGCCGCAAAACGTCTTTCCGCGGACGTCATCAATTTCACCGCCTCGGCAAGTTCGGTCTCCAAGGGCGAAACGCTCATCGATACGGTAAAAACGATAGAAGCACTTGCCTGCGATATCATCGTCATGCGGCACAGCGAATCGGGTGCGGCGAGCATGCTCTCAAAACAAGTGCGCTCAAGCGTCGTCAATGCCGGCGACGGCATGCACGAACACCCCACACAGGGCCTTCTTGACATGTTCACCATGCTCGAACACAAGAAGCGCATCGAGGGACTTAAGGTCGTCATCGTGGGTGACATACTCCACTCCCGCGTGGCGCGCTCAAACATCTTCGGTCTCATTACACTGGGCGCGCATGTGACGCTCTGCGGCCCCCCGACGCTCGTCCCGCGATTCGAAGGCCTCCCGCTTACCATTGAATACGATCTTGCCAAGGCGATAAAGGATGCGGACGTCGTCAACATACTCCGCATACAGCGCGAACGCATGGATGCCAATTACTTCCCGTCGCTCCGCGAGTACACCAATCTCTTCGGCCTCACTGAGGAGAAACTCAAACATGCGAGAAAGGACCTCATGATAATGCATCCGGGGCCGATGAATCGCGGCGTGGAGATAGCGCACTCCGTCGCCGATTCCGAGAACTCGGTGATCACCGAGCAGGTGACGAACGGGGTCGCCATACGCATGGCGGTGCTCTATCTCGTATCCGGCGCAAAGGAGACGACCATTGCTGTTGATTAA
- a CDS encoding EAL domain-containing protein: MAHHPYREERPMKRVRVPRRRTGRTSAVRSDDFKALRTAIWETADDTSLSETQIIQRLLDIVGPAFGVSRACFNVRQGKNFVTTHEWREEGVRPSVGALIPVWLINLFIKETYFEVTIEGLIKKAPVFLRRTIRRFVEGLVAEQNVDAVLAVPYRTSKNPLDTIISFDMCREKKAKPGWSERYKDIIPDMLRIISIAISRRRVQEDLSESELRYRTLFNNISDIVLLFERTENMAGKIIEANAMAVNRLGISREALVKRSFADIVDKGFDEIIYRSLANGGHAIFETNLRVADGETVPVEVKATAVLYGERPAILALARDISSRRAAQKKADEAYRSISLVNDINSRFLAGDSLDDIIGFTCERFKSLYGFTDVDVSLRKGADAFIYKYSTIDRNKIAAAERFTGASVIGKTVALFPGSRITEFYTDRKPIEIDDRKALSRFLGDLFPPEKRIMRALSPRAVSLLGLSRLYLVPFLSRGEMAGHFGFFHDSAMSADDQAGIALVAGKIGEIIERKRFEEELAHMAHHDTLTGLGNRKAFFEALDETIKLASRTKSEKLRALLFIDLDNFKEINDIVGHLVGDQLLVSIAERIVGTLRSTDMIFRLAGDEFTVILTHIAHEEDAAQVAGKVVDALRAPFTIAGNEAHISASIGISLYPRDAEEGASLVKNADIAMYEAKKTKTPYSFYTEEMNERTYRRIQVLNELRGAVGRNELELYYQPIVNRVGCLAGAEALIRWKNRTLGSVPPNDFIPIAEDSGLIKSIGAWVIERALADVSRLNIGAVKNFFLAVNISGRQFADPQFVSEVTSIVKKTPPGVDLKFEITENTLIDDPTRAQETMDAIRALGISFAIDDFGTGYSSLNYLTRFPVSHLKIDRSFVMSPTIEANMVIKGIITLAHNLGMQVVAEGIETDVQKTLLTDMRCDYMQGYLYSKPVAVPDFTSLVGHLTH; the protein is encoded by the coding sequence ATGGCGCATCATCCGTATCGAGAAGAGCGGCCGATGAAGCGCGTGCGTGTGCCTAGGCGAAGGACGGGAAGGACGTCCGCGGTCCGTTCCGATGATTTCAAGGCGCTGCGCACCGCGATATGGGAGACGGCGGACGACACGTCGCTTTCCGAAACGCAGATAATACAGAGGCTGCTCGATATCGTCGGGCCTGCGTTCGGCGTGAGCCGCGCCTGCTTCAATGTACGGCAGGGGAAGAATTTCGTCACGACGCATGAGTGGCGTGAGGAGGGGGTACGCCCGTCAGTCGGCGCGCTCATCCCGGTATGGCTCATCAATCTATTCATCAAGGAAACGTATTTCGAGGTCACGATCGAGGGACTGATAAAGAAGGCGCCGGTCTTTCTTCGGCGTACGATCCGTCGTTTTGTCGAGGGGCTCGTCGCGGAACAGAACGTGGATGCTGTTCTCGCCGTCCCGTACCGCACGTCAAAAAATCCGCTCGATACCATTATATCGTTCGATATGTGCCGCGAGAAGAAAGCGAAACCCGGGTGGTCGGAACGGTATAAGGACATCATTCCCGACATGCTCCGGATAATCTCCATCGCCATTTCGCGCCGCCGTGTGCAGGAGGATCTCTCCGAGAGCGAGCTGCGCTATCGGACGCTGTTCAACAACATCAGCGATATCGTCCTCCTGTTCGAACGCACGGAAAATATGGCGGGGAAGATAATAGAAGCGAACGCCATGGCGGTCAACCGCCTCGGCATATCCCGTGAGGCGCTCGTGAAACGTTCGTTCGCCGACATCGTCGATAAAGGCTTTGATGAGATCATCTATCGTTCGCTCGCCAACGGCGGGCATGCCATCTTCGAGACGAATCTGCGCGTGGCGGACGGGGAGACCGTTCCCGTGGAGGTGAAGGCGACCGCCGTGCTTTACGGGGAACGCCCGGCGATACTTGCCCTCGCGCGCGACATTTCTTCACGGCGTGCCGCGCAGAAAAAGGCCGATGAGGCGTACCGGAGCATCTCGCTCGTCAACGACATAAACAGCCGTTTCCTCGCCGGAGATTCCCTCGATGACATCATCGGTTTCACGTGCGAGCGTTTCAAATCGCTCTATGGGTTCACCGACGTCGATGTGAGCCTGCGCAAGGGCGCGGACGCGTTCATCTACAAATACAGCACGATAGACAGGAATAAGATCGCCGCTGCCGAGCGCTTCACCGGGGCGTCAGTGATCGGCAAGACCGTCGCGCTGTTCCCGGGAAGCCGCATCACCGAATTCTACACCGACCGCAAACCGATCGAAATAGACGATCGCAAAGCGCTCTCTCGTTTTCTCGGCGACCTGTTCCCGCCCGAGAAGCGCATCATGCGCGCACTTTCCCCGCGGGCGGTGAGTCTGCTCGGCCTTTCGCGTCTCTATCTCGTGCCGTTCCTTTCCCGCGGAGAAATGGCGGGACATTTCGGCTTTTTTCACGACAGCGCGATGAGCGCTGACGATCAGGCGGGCATAGCCCTTGTCGCCGGCAAGATCGGCGAGATCATAGAGAGGAAGCGTTTCGAGGAGGAGCTTGCGCACATGGCGCATCACGATACGCTTACCGGCCTCGGTAACCGCAAGGCGTTCTTCGAGGCGCTCGACGAGACGATCAAGCTCGCATCACGCACGAAGAGCGAGAAACTGCGTGCGCTCCTCTTCATCGATCTTGATAATTTCAAGGAGATAAACGATATCGTCGGGCATCTCGTCGGCGATCAGCTCCTCGTATCGATAGCCGAGCGCATCGTCGGGACGCTGCGGAGCACCGATATGATATTCCGGCTCGCGGGCGATGAGTTCACTGTCATCCTTACGCACATCGCCCACGAAGAGGACGCCGCCCAGGTGGCGGGGAAAGTAGTCGACGCCCTTCGTGCACCGTTCACGATAGCGGGGAACGAAGCGCATATATCGGCGAGTATCGGCATAAGCCTGTATCCGCGCGACGCGGAGGAGGGCGCCTCCCTCGTGAAGAACGCGGACATCGCGATGTATGAGGCGAAAAAGACGAAGACGCCGTACTCCTTCTATACGGAGGAGATGAACGAGCGTACGTATCGCCGGATCCAGGTGCTCAATGAATTGCGCGGTGCGGTCGGCAGGAACGAGCTTGAGCTCTACTATCAGCCCATCGTCAATCGTGTCGGCTGCCTCGCCGGCGCCGAGGCGCTCATACGCTGGAAGAACCGCACCCTCGGGTCCGTGCCGCCCAACGATTTCATCCCCATCGCGGAGGATTCGGGCCTTATCAAGAGCATCGGCGCGTGGGTGATCGAGCGTGCGCTTGCCGACGTGTCGAGGCTCAACATCGGTGCGGTGAAGAATTTCTTCCTCGCCGTCAATATTTCCGGACGGCAGTTCGCCGATCCGCAGTTCGTGAGCGAGGTCACATCGATCGTGAAGAAGACGCCGCCGGGCGTCGATCTGAAATTCGAGATAACCGAGAATACGCTCATCGATGACCCCACGCGCGCGCAGGAGACCATGGACGCCATACGGGCGCTGGGCATCAGTTTCGCCATCGACGATTTCGGGACGGGGTATTCATCGCTCAATTATCTCACGCGCTTCCCGGTGAGCCATCTCAAGATAGACCGGTCGTTCGTGATGTCGCCGACCATAGAAGCGAACATGGTCATCAAGGGCATCATCACGCTTGCGCATAATCTCGGCATGCAGGTCGTCGCCGAAGGCATCGAGACGGACGTACAGAAGACGCTCCTTACCGATATGCGATGCGATTATATGCAGGGGTATCTCTACAGCAAGCCCGTTGCGGTCCCGGATTTCACCTCACTGGTCGGGCACCTTACCCATTGA
- a CDS encoding helix-turn-helix domain-containing protein — translation MKSPFSQYGEKPLPVSEPVEKTLTVLEHIDANSGTPLMINDLFTKTQIPKATLYRILTTLVARGYVIKEGHSYRANFHIERRQPPQAVYLNRADAVINDIVARTSRSAEIMTVDSTDLYWYAKAEPPDSAIRIVAKKGFRRTLYELDAPSRIYLRHIGIDEMALRFDRNDFHASGPEKSDHRRLRWDEAADIIRSTDPLFAYDLRGNSNGIRRFVTRVLDARGAFLCLIAIAEAALMTGDESSIAARYAAALSDARTSLING, via the coding sequence ATGAAAAGCCCGTTTTCACAATATGGCGAGAAACCACTGCCCGTCTCCGAACCAGTGGAGAAAACGCTCACCGTGCTCGAACATATCGATGCGAACAGCGGAACGCCGCTCATGATCAACGACCTCTTCACGAAAACACAGATACCGAAAGCAACGCTCTACCGCATTCTTACCACGCTCGTTGCACGGGGATATGTCATCAAGGAGGGTCATTCCTACCGTGCGAATTTCCACATCGAACGCCGTCAGCCGCCTCAAGCAGTATACCTCAATCGCGCCGATGCTGTGATCAATGACATCGTCGCACGGACGTCGCGCTCGGCCGAGATAATGACCGTCGACAGCACGGACCTCTACTGGTATGCAAAGGCGGAGCCGCCTGACAGCGCCATACGCATCGTCGCAAAGAAAGGGTTCCGCCGTACGCTCTATGAGCTCGATGCGCCGTCACGCATCTATCTCCGTCATATCGGCATAGACGAAATGGCGCTCCGGTTCGACAGGAACGATTTCCACGCGAGCGGCCCCGAGAAAAGCGATCACCGCAGACTGCGCTGGGACGAAGCGGCGGATATCATACGGTCGACCGACCCGTTGTTCGCATACGACCTCAGGGGCAACAGCAACGGCATACGCCGTTTCGTGACGCGCGTGCTCGACGCCCGCGGCGCCTTTCTCTGCCTCATCGCTATCGCCGAAGCGGCGCTCATGACGGGCGATGAATCGTCCATCGCGGCGCGCTATGCGGCTGCGCTCAGTGACGCCCGCACATCGCTTATCAATGGGTAA